One window of the Chitinophaga niabensis genome contains the following:
- a CDS encoding winged helix DNA-binding domain-containing protein → MNQQLSHSAFSEPGELISWMGCMQAEDYSSAKWAIGNRIPHITDAAIEKDFNEGRFLRAQVLRPTWHFVAPADIGWMLELSAQRIKAGYKQLYSRLDLSGSDLKRSKMIMARALAGNKRKTRAQLLALCLKVNKHLDEIRMNFLLLDAELDGLIVNGGIQGSEFVYALLEELVPSMPVLEKEAAIAELAKRYFSSRGPATLADFIWWSGLEPPEAKMGLEMNKGKLQYAVVNGEAYWFFETPALQGAATVSLLPSFDEYTAGYSDHNNFKPSIIVNGQVAGTWKYREKRLETQIFTPLEKKEENAVLSAGERYARFLGKAV, encoded by the coding sequence ATGAATCAACAACTCAGTCATTCCGCCTTTTCGGAGCCGGGAGAGCTGATATCATGGATGGGATGCATGCAGGCGGAGGATTATTCCAGTGCCAAATGGGCCATCGGTAACAGGATCCCGCATATTACGGATGCCGCCATAGAAAAGGATTTCAATGAAGGCAGGTTCCTCCGCGCCCAGGTTTTACGCCCCACCTGGCATTTTGTAGCCCCCGCAGATATTGGCTGGATGCTGGAACTTTCCGCACAACGGATAAAAGCAGGTTATAAGCAACTGTACAGCAGGCTGGATCTCTCCGGCAGTGATCTTAAACGGAGTAAAATGATCATGGCCCGGGCCCTGGCTGGCAATAAAAGGAAAACGCGTGCCCAGCTGCTGGCGCTCTGCCTGAAAGTCAACAAACACCTGGATGAGATCCGCATGAATTTCCTGCTCCTGGATGCAGAACTGGATGGGCTGATCGTAAATGGAGGAATACAGGGGAGTGAATTTGTATATGCACTGCTGGAAGAATTAGTGCCTTCCATGCCTGTACTGGAAAAAGAGGCCGCCATCGCAGAGTTGGCGAAGCGTTATTTCAGCAGCAGAGGCCCTGCTACTTTAGCGGATTTCATTTGGTGGAGCGGATTGGAACCCCCGGAAGCCAAAATGGGCCTGGAAATGAATAAGGGCAAATTGCAGTATGCAGTGGTCAACGGAGAGGCCTATTGGTTTTTTGAAACACCCGCACTACAGGGAGCAGCTACTGTTTCGCTTTTACCTTCTTTTGATGAATACACGGCTGGATATTCAGATCACAATAATTTCAAACCCTCCATTATCGTAAACGGGCAGGTAGCCGGTACCTGGAAGTACAGGGAAAAACGCCTCGAAACACAAATTTTCACCCCATTGGAGAAAAAAGAAGAGAACGCGGTGTTGAGCGCCGGAGAACGCTATGCGCGCTTCCTTGGGAAAGCCGTTTAA
- a CDS encoding NADH:flavin oxidoreductase has translation MILETFNISKTRQVKNRTVVAPMSRVSTALDGIPTPAMFDYYEKFARGGFGIIITEGLYTDTIASQSYPNQPGMVTPEQTAAWAAMVPKIKAYGALFIAQFMHGGGISQHCQHTLAPSAIQPLGKKMGAYGGGDGPFPFPAEMTTDDIKHVVTEHAAAAKRAVQAGFDGIEIHAANGYLLDQFLTDYTNLRQDDYGGPIPNKFRIIAEIIAAIKAVVPEGFIIGLRLSEGKVNNFTHRFPGGATTAKAILEEVKKADISYVHISGEGGSWEATGFYETGESFTGLAKQITGKPVIANGGLQEVAVASRALTEGHADLIALAKGALANPDWPQRVERGEGIRPFERWMTASL, from the coding sequence ATGATACTCGAAACATTTAACATCAGCAAAACCCGGCAGGTAAAGAACAGAACAGTGGTAGCTCCCATGAGCCGTGTAAGCACAGCCCTGGACGGAATACCTACTCCCGCTATGTTTGATTATTATGAGAAGTTCGCGCGCGGCGGATTTGGCATCATCATCACAGAAGGTTTGTATACAGATACCATCGCCAGCCAGTCATATCCCAACCAGCCGGGTATGGTTACGCCCGAACAAACGGCAGCCTGGGCTGCCATGGTACCAAAGATCAAAGCATACGGTGCTTTATTCATCGCGCAGTTCATGCATGGCGGTGGCATATCACAACATTGCCAACATACATTGGCACCTTCAGCTATACAACCCTTAGGCAAAAAGATGGGCGCTTATGGCGGGGGAGATGGCCCTTTCCCATTTCCTGCAGAGATGACGACCGATGATATCAAACATGTAGTAACGGAACATGCAGCCGCAGCGAAACGTGCTGTACAAGCCGGCTTTGATGGTATAGAGATACATGCCGCCAATGGTTACCTCTTAGATCAGTTCCTGACAGATTATACGAATCTGAGGCAGGATGATTATGGAGGTCCTATCCCTAACAAATTCCGCATCATAGCAGAGATCATCGCAGCGATAAAAGCAGTAGTACCGGAAGGATTTATTATTGGTTTAAGATTATCAGAAGGCAAAGTGAACAACTTCACACACCGCTTCCCCGGAGGAGCAACTACGGCAAAGGCTATACTGGAAGAAGTGAAAAAAGCGGATATCTCTTATGTACATATTTCAGGTGAAGGCGGATCATGGGAAGCTACAGGCTTTTATGAAACAGGGGAGTCCTTCACTGGTCTTGCAAAACAGATCACCGGTAAACCTGTGATAGCGAATGGCGGTTTGCAGGAAGTAGCTGTTGCCAGCCGGGCATTAACAGAAGGCCATGCAGATCTTATTGCTTTGGCGAAAGGTGCGCTCGCTAATCCGGACTGGCCGCAGCGGGTGGAAAGAGGAGAAGGAATAAGGCCTTTTGAACGTTGGATGACTGCCAGTTTATGA
- a CDS encoding DUF1772 domain-containing protein yields MFTLDRIILVAATTTTAMLVGLFYGWSVSVIPGIARLNNTEYLSAMQAMNRAILNPLFFLSFMGSVILLPLAAYLNYSQPASLCFWLIAAATVLYIFGTFGITIAKNVPLNEMIDKFNLATASEEAKAAQRALFEQPWNQLHHIRTVIGIIATVCMIIACLVKK; encoded by the coding sequence ATGTTCACACTCGACAGAATTATTTTAGTAGCAGCAACTACCACTACTGCCATGCTGGTGGGTCTTTTTTACGGATGGTCCGTTTCTGTGATCCCGGGTATCGCCCGCTTAAACAACACAGAGTATCTTTCTGCCATGCAGGCTATGAACCGGGCTATTCTGAACCCGCTGTTCTTTCTCTCTTTCATGGGCAGCGTGATCTTATTACCGCTCGCTGCTTACCTGAACTATTCGCAGCCCGCTTCCCTGTGCTTCTGGCTCATTGCAGCTGCAACAGTATTATACATCTTCGGTACGTTTGGTATTACCATCGCAAAGAATGTACCGCTGAATGAAATGATAGATAAGTTCAATCTCGCCACGGCATCAGAAGAAGCGAAGGCTGCACAGCGGGCCCTTTTTGAGCAGCCATGGAATCAACTGCATCATATACGTACCGTGATCGGCATTATTGCTACCGTATGTATGATCATTGCCTGCCTGGTGAAAAAATAA
- a CDS encoding helix-turn-helix transcriptional regulator, translated as MKRFDRLTAILIHLQSKKLVVAQEIADRFEISLRTVYRDIRSLELAGVPILGEKGLGYSIMEGYRLPPVMFTEEEVVAFLMAEKILENHADLQNSERFKSAMFKVRAILRNAQKKVLEDMEESIAVKHNKSEHNFLVNDTLPLLIKAISEKITLRANYATEDGAVERDIEPIGIFHENGTWNAIAYCHLLKDYRHFRVERILALAQTNKSFHKQHTSLAAYLEKAKEKEQVFPAVIEVDNFMVRYLQEQKFDYGFKSEKPGKTHTRMFFDAPCIQAFSRWYVTFADHAKIIEPASLKDLLKERLTNLLKVI; from the coding sequence ATGAAACGTTTCGATCGCCTGACGGCTATCCTTATCCATCTTCAATCTAAAAAACTGGTAGTAGCCCAGGAGATAGCTGATCGTTTTGAGATCAGTCTCCGCACTGTATACCGGGATATCCGTTCACTGGAACTGGCCGGCGTGCCTATCCTTGGTGAAAAAGGACTGGGTTATTCCATTATGGAAGGATACCGCCTTCCTCCCGTGATGTTTACGGAAGAAGAAGTGGTGGCCTTTTTAATGGCAGAGAAGATATTGGAGAACCATGCAGATCTGCAGAACAGCGAACGCTTCAAATCAGCCATGTTCAAAGTAAGGGCCATATTACGCAATGCACAGAAAAAGGTATTGGAGGATATGGAAGAAAGCATTGCCGTGAAGCATAATAAGTCCGAACATAACTTCCTGGTGAACGATACATTACCCCTGCTCATAAAAGCCATCTCAGAAAAAATAACCCTGCGTGCAAATTACGCAACAGAAGATGGTGCTGTGGAACGGGATATTGAGCCTATCGGCATCTTTCATGAGAACGGTACCTGGAATGCCATTGCTTATTGCCATTTATTAAAGGATTACAGGCATTTCCGGGTGGAAAGGATCCTGGCCCTCGCCCAAACCAATAAGTCGTTCCACAAGCAGCATACATCCCTTGCAGCCTACCTGGAAAAGGCCAAAGAGAAAGAACAGGTGTTCCCTGCGGTGATAGAAGTGGATAATTTCATGGTCCGTTACCTGCAGGAGCAGAAGTTTGATTATGGCTTTAAAAGTGAAAAACCCGGCAAAACGCACACGCGGATGTTCTTTGATGCTCCCTGCATACAGGCTTTCTCCCGCTGGTATGTAACCTTTGCAGACCATGCAAAGATCATAGAACCCGCTTCATTAAAAGATCTGCTGAAAGAACGATTGACGAATCTGCTGAAAGTGATATAA
- a CDS encoding DoxX family protein: MTTQQKPGAAIWTGRIISILVILFNLVDAGMKVVKADVSVKGSVALQWPENMVMGIGIALLIATILYAIPRTAVLGAILTTAYLGGAVAVMARMEAPYWFPVLFGILTWAGLYLRDPQVRALIPLHK, translated from the coding sequence ATGACAACGCAGCAAAAACCAGGAGCAGCTATTTGGACCGGCAGGATCATCAGCATCCTCGTCATACTTTTTAACCTTGTAGATGCAGGAATGAAAGTGGTGAAAGCAGATGTTTCCGTAAAAGGATCTGTAGCACTCCAATGGCCGGAAAATATGGTGATGGGCATCGGCATTGCACTGTTGATCGCTACCATTCTTTATGCTATTCCCCGCACAGCCGTTTTAGGCGCTATTCTTACCACAGCTTACCTCGGAGGTGCAGTTGCCGTGATGGCAAGAATGGAAGCACCTTACTGGTTCCCTGTGCTCTTTGGTATCCTTACCTGGGCAGGACTGTACTTACGTGATCCGCAGGTCCGCGCACTCATTCCGCTACATAAATAA
- a CDS encoding DoxX family protein, translating into MDFAAKKHYFLIFVKILTMALKIINAVLILFAVFMGIKQGWAMLAGKAAMLEMFSKWQLGKTSVAVLGAFTLIGSVLVLFPKTFLWGNFMMAATILFIIVLHLSTKDLKGVAIELPFFLLSWVIIYLQHPLYAR; encoded by the coding sequence ATGGATTTTGCAGCAAAGAAACATTATTTCCTGATATTTGTAAAAATCCTGACCATGGCTTTAAAGATCATTAACGCAGTGCTGATCCTCTTTGCTGTTTTTATGGGGATCAAACAAGGCTGGGCTATGCTGGCCGGCAAAGCAGCAATGCTGGAGATGTTCAGCAAATGGCAACTGGGTAAAACCAGTGTAGCCGTACTGGGTGCCTTCACACTGATCGGATCTGTGCTGGTATTATTTCCGAAAACATTCCTTTGGGGCAACTTCATGATGGCTGCCACTATCCTGTTCATCATTGTTCTTCATCTCAGCACAAAAGACCTGAAAGGCGTGGCGATAGAGCTGCCGTTCTTCCTGCTTTCCTGGGTGATCATTTACTTACAGCATCCTTTATATGCACGATAA
- a CDS encoding Crp/Fnr family transcriptional regulator: MPALLIDSILQHVPLNEKEQQRIPSFFQSLRIRKNQYLLQEGQVCRYEYFVLKGCCRQFERDEEGRENVLQFSVEGWWISDLDSMLTQQPSLFNIDVLESGEVLQIDKAKLDELFNEVPAFERYYRIISQKAFIALQRRILFFQKPALERYEEFVTRYPFLEQRLPQHQIAAYLGITKESLSRLRRKN; encoded by the coding sequence ATGCCCGCTTTGTTGATCGATAGTATCCTGCAGCATGTACCGCTGAACGAAAAAGAGCAGCAGCGCATCCCTTCCTTTTTTCAATCGCTCCGCATCCGCAAAAACCAATACCTGTTGCAGGAAGGCCAGGTATGCAGGTATGAGTATTTTGTACTGAAAGGCTGCTGCCGCCAGTTTGAAAGAGATGAGGAAGGAAGGGAGAATGTTTTGCAGTTCAGTGTGGAAGGATGGTGGATCTCAGACCTGGATAGCATGCTTACACAACAACCTTCCTTATTTAATATCGATGTGCTGGAAAGCGGGGAAGTATTACAGATAGATAAAGCGAAACTGGATGAACTCTTTAACGAGGTCCCTGCCTTTGAACGTTATTACCGCATAATTTCCCAGAAAGCATTCATTGCATTGCAACGCAGGATCCTTTTCTTCCAGAAACCTGCATTGGAAAGATATGAGGAGTTTGTTACCCGTTACCCTTTCCTGGAACAACGCCTGCCGCAGCATCAGATCGCTGCTTACCTGGGGATTACCAAGGAATCTTTGAGCAGGTTGAGGAGGAAAAATTAA
- a CDS encoding DUF3472 domain-containing protein, translating to MKISTLLSSCTILLCTLLFSCSKGKESTIPAERLDNGLSVLPPASSYSVPLAGNGYVTTLASGGSEVITGNGLGNWTNAASITSAWFRLSLTGTLNVSIRAKVPSGTSNIRVTVNGTAFTKSITGSSYTTHSIGSVTVGAAGYIRVDLKGISKTGSYFGDVSDIIISGAATANNVTYASDAANYYWSRRGPSVHMGYTIPAGNTAEWFYNEMTIPSGEDKIGSYFMSNGFSQGYFGIQVNSATERRVLFSVWDPPAGQGQTTLVTKGPNVVDNAFGGEGTGGQSYLIFNWQAGTTYKFLTRIRPDGTGASLFSSWIYTPETSTWRYIATWKRPNLVTYYTGAHSFLENFIDTRGYLGRKVRYNNQWIYNTSGSWVELTQGRFTTDATGTNDQRRDYAGGLDAGSFYLQNGGFFATNTAYGTTFTRTATGTAPTVNLTTLP from the coding sequence ATGAAAATCAGCACCCTGTTAAGCAGCTGCACTATTCTTCTATGTACCCTGCTCTTCTCCTGCAGCAAAGGAAAAGAAAGCACTATCCCGGCGGAACGTTTGGACAATGGCCTGTCTGTTCTGCCACCAGCATCCAGTTATTCCGTGCCCCTGGCCGGAAATGGTTATGTAACCACGCTCGCCTCCGGCGGCTCGGAAGTGATCACCGGCAATGGTTTGGGCAACTGGACCAACGCCGCCAGCATTACAAGTGCCTGGTTCCGTCTCTCGCTGACCGGCACACTGAATGTATCCATCCGTGCGAAAGTACCATCCGGCACCAGTAACATTCGTGTAACGGTGAACGGCACAGCATTCACCAAATCCATTACCGGCAGTTCTTACACTACACATTCCATCGGTTCCGTAACGGTTGGCGCAGCAGGATATATACGGGTAGATCTGAAGGGCATCAGTAAAACCGGTAGCTACTTCGGCGATGTGTCAGATATTATTATCAGTGGCGCAGCTACTGCCAACAATGTTACCTATGCAAGTGATGCCGCCAATTATTACTGGAGCCGCCGCGGCCCGTCTGTACACATGGGTTATACGATCCCTGCAGGTAATACGGCAGAATGGTTCTATAATGAAATGACGATCCCTTCGGGAGAAGACAAGATCGGTTCTTACTTTATGAGTAACGGTTTTTCCCAGGGATACTTTGGCATCCAGGTGAACAGTGCCACAGAGAGAAGGGTATTGTTTTCCGTATGGGATCCTCCGGCAGGTCAGGGTCAAACCACACTGGTGACCAAAGGCCCCAATGTGGTAGATAATGCATTCGGAGGTGAAGGTACGGGTGGTCAGAGTTACCTGATCTTCAACTGGCAGGCAGGAACAACTTATAAGTTCCTCACACGCATCAGACCTGATGGTACAGGTGCTTCGCTTTTCTCCTCCTGGATCTATACACCGGAAACCAGTACATGGCGATATATCGCAACCTGGAAGCGGCCTAATTTAGTCACTTATTATACCGGCGCGCATTCCTTCCTTGAAAATTTCATTGATACGCGCGGATACCTGGGCAGAAAAGTACGGTACAATAATCAGTGGATCTATAATACCAGTGGAAGCTGGGTTGAACTTACCCAGGGAAGGTTCACAACAGATGCTACCGGTACAAACGATCAGCGGCGTGATTATGCCGGCGGGCTGGATGCAGGTAGTTTCTATCTGCAGAACGGTGGTTTCTTTGCCACAAATACGGCTTATGGCACTACGTTCACCAGAACAGCTACGGGCACGGCGCCTACCGTTAATCTGACTACATTGCCATAG
- a CDS encoding helix-turn-helix transcriptional regulator, which yields MKFEQIQPPAYLRDHVRYIWTLQSTAMDETPRTFAPVADGCPGLIFQQSDFVRFYDQDEKKLPDLFLYGQSTKHTTLHAPGKFNTIGIYFYPQALKSIFGINAEELTNTCVDVNLLSMKQGFRLSEQLLNTRDINEQIDILNAYLFSLVQKNKVPVDGNTQYAINSIITSKGNVPLKELLDKLNMSERNFERRFKEIVGISPKMFSRICKFQASLNQLRNNDFDKLSDIAFENEYSDQSHFIRTFKEFTGISPYQFSKQSQEVIENFPEWKI from the coding sequence ATGAAGTTCGAACAGATACAACCACCTGCCTACCTCAGGGACCATGTACGTTACATCTGGACGCTGCAAAGCACAGCCATGGATGAAACGCCCAGAACTTTTGCACCCGTGGCAGACGGATGCCCCGGCCTCATCTTCCAGCAATCAGATTTCGTAAGGTTCTATGATCAGGATGAAAAGAAGCTGCCGGATCTTTTCCTCTACGGGCAATCCACCAAACATACTACCCTGCATGCTCCGGGTAAATTCAATACCATTGGAATCTACTTCTATCCCCAGGCATTGAAATCTATTTTTGGGATCAATGCGGAAGAACTTACCAATACCTGTGTGGATGTTAACCTCCTGTCCATGAAGCAGGGTTTCAGGCTATCAGAACAATTACTGAACACGCGTGATATCAATGAGCAGATAGATATCCTCAACGCTTATCTTTTTTCGCTGGTGCAGAAGAATAAAGTGCCGGTAGACGGTAATACCCAATATGCCATCAACAGTATCATTACCTCCAAAGGCAATGTACCCCTGAAAGAACTGCTGGATAAACTGAACATGTCCGAAAGGAATTTCGAGCGCAGGTTCAAAGAAATAGTAGGTATTTCTCCCAAGATGTTTTCACGTATCTGCAAGTTCCAGGCTTCGTTGAACCAGCTGCGGAATAATGATTTCGACAAACTGAGCGATATCGCTTTTGAGAATGAGTATTCAGACCAGTCTCATTTTATCCGCACCTTTAAAGAGTTCACAGGCATCTCACCTTATCAGTTCAGCAAACAATCACAGGAAGTGATCGAGAACTTCCCTGAATGGAAAATCTAG
- a CDS encoding SDR family oxidoreductase produces MIAITGANGNLGKATIRFLLKKTEPGSIIAIVRDPATMEGSDVQVRRADYENLDSLNAAFKGVDKLLQISATSMGQEGIRQETNVVRAAMQQEVKHIVYTGSIKPSVLANFYATHQALATERAILSSGITYTFLRNSLYMEIIPLFMGNALEKGHWEYPAGNGKVSFVSRQDIAEALANVLTEKGHENKVYEISGGKAYTFADTARLLNITYSDVPNAYLEKGLAAAHLPEELISCMVSMVDGIRANEFAYVEKDLEYLLHRRPLSFENYLSNL; encoded by the coding sequence ATGATAGCAATTACAGGTGCCAACGGGAACTTAGGAAAAGCCACCATCCGTTTCCTGCTGAAGAAAACAGAACCAGGCAGTATAATAGCCATAGTAAGAGATCCTGCCACTATGGAGGGATCCGATGTGCAGGTGCGCAGGGCTGATTATGAAAACCTGGATAGCTTAAATGCTGCATTTAAAGGGGTGGATAAACTCCTGCAGATCTCCGCTACCAGCATGGGGCAGGAAGGTATCCGGCAGGAAACCAATGTGGTGCGCGCTGCCATGCAGCAGGAGGTAAAACATATTGTATATACCGGTTCCATAAAACCTTCTGTACTGGCCAACTTTTATGCTACCCATCAGGCATTGGCCACGGAAAGGGCTATTCTTTCTTCCGGTATCACTTATACTTTCCTGAGGAACAGTTTGTATATGGAAATAATACCGCTGTTCATGGGCAACGCACTTGAAAAAGGACATTGGGAATATCCCGCAGGCAACGGTAAAGTGAGTTTTGTATCCCGTCAGGATATTGCGGAAGCACTGGCAAATGTACTCACAGAGAAAGGACATGAAAACAAAGTGTATGAGATCTCCGGTGGTAAGGCCTATACTTTTGCAGACACTGCCAGGCTCTTAAACATCACCTATTCAGATGTGCCGAATGCTTATCTTGAGAAAGGATTGGCCGCAGCACATTTGCCGGAAGAACTGATCAGTTGTATGGTGAGCATGGTGGATGGTATCAGGGCGAATGAATTTGCTTATGTGGAAAAGGACCTGGAATACCTGCTGCACCGCCGGCCTTTATCTTTTGAAAATTATCTTAGCAACCTTTAA
- a CDS encoding Na+/H+ antiporter, whose translation MHDNILLVLALLFVVFLLVMVARRIKIAYPIFLVIAGLGISFIPGLPLVNIDPELIFLIFLPPLLYEAAWYTSWNDFWKWKRPIAMLAFGLVFFTSTIVAYASVAIIPGFTLALGFLLGGIISPPDAVAAATVLKGLPVPRRALIILEGESLVNDASSLIVFRFALAAVLTGTFSMQAAVGNFFLVAGMGIVVGLAIAHIMYVIHRFLPTTPAIDAALTVMTPYLLYLTAEAFHFSGVMAVVSGGLFISYRSHELFNTGATRSNMLGVWVTLVFVMNTLVFILIGLQLPAIIAGLGDYAVWEATKYGLYISGIVIVLRLLWVFPGAHLPRWLIPAARKDPSPGWKGPLVTGWAGMRGVVSLATALSIPVMMDDKVMPFPLRNLILFITFVVIFVTLVLQGLTLPILVKLIKIKEIDPILPEDQQDAGIQLRLKKAALERLNTQYSTAARENELVGFLKRDLENDIAITSERLESLECVDTGHDEKVVYNKILLDLYNVQRTELFKLRKEKFFSDEEIRKTEMQLDWDELKISGANNH comes from the coding sequence ATGCACGATAATATTTTACTTGTACTGGCATTACTTTTTGTTGTTTTTCTATTGGTGATGGTAGCCCGGCGGATAAAGATAGCCTACCCTATTTTCCTGGTGATCGCAGGTCTGGGTATTAGTTTCATTCCCGGCCTTCCCCTGGTGAATATAGATCCGGAGCTTATCTTCCTCATCTTCCTGCCGCCGCTTCTATATGAAGCAGCCTGGTATACTTCCTGGAATGATTTCTGGAAATGGAAACGGCCTATTGCCATGCTGGCTTTCGGGTTGGTATTTTTCACTTCTACCATAGTGGCCTATGCTTCCGTAGCTATCATTCCCGGTTTTACACTGGCCCTGGGTTTCCTCCTGGGAGGGATTATTTCCCCTCCGGATGCAGTAGCTGCAGCTACTGTATTGAAAGGCCTTCCGGTACCCAGGCGTGCATTGATCATCCTGGAAGGAGAAAGCCTGGTGAACGATGCATCTTCTCTTATTGTATTCCGTTTTGCCCTCGCGGCAGTGCTTACCGGCACTTTCTCCATGCAGGCGGCCGTAGGGAATTTCTTCCTGGTGGCAGGTATGGGTATTGTTGTGGGGTTGGCCATTGCACATATCATGTATGTTATCCACCGCTTCCTTCCTACCACACCTGCTATTGATGCAGCACTAACGGTAATGACCCCTTATTTGTTATACCTCACGGCGGAAGCTTTCCATTTTTCCGGTGTGATGGCTGTAGTGAGCGGCGGGCTGTTCATTTCTTACCGTTCTCATGAACTATTCAATACAGGTGCCACACGCTCTAATATGCTGGGCGTATGGGTTACCCTGGTGTTTGTAATGAATACGCTGGTGTTTATTTTGATAGGCCTGCAATTACCGGCCATCATAGCAGGCTTAGGGGATTACGCTGTATGGGAAGCCACGAAATATGGTTTATACATCAGTGGTATCGTTATAGTGCTGAGGCTTTTGTGGGTTTTTCCGGGGGCACATCTTCCACGGTGGCTGATCCCGGCAGCACGTAAAGATCCTTCTCCCGGATGGAAAGGGCCACTGGTCACAGGATGGGCAGGTATGCGGGGAGTGGTATCCTTAGCTACTGCTTTATCCATTCCTGTAATGATGGACGATAAAGTAATGCCATTCCCCTTACGGAACCTGATCCTGTTCATCACCTTCGTAGTTATTTTTGTGACGCTCGTGTTGCAGGGATTGACTCTACCTATCCTTGTAAAGCTGATTAAGATCAAAGAGATCGACCCTATTCTGCCGGAAGATCAACAGGATGCAGGCATTCAATTACGTTTAAAGAAAGCAGCGCTCGAAAGGCTCAATACACAATACAGCACAGCCGCCAGGGAGAATGAGCTGGTAGGCTTCCTTAAAAGAGACCTCGAAAATGATATCGCCATTACTTCAGAGCGGCTGGAATCACTGGAATGTGTAGATACAGGCCATGACGAAAAAGTAGTGTACAATAAAATACTCCTGGATCTCTATAACGTTCAGCGAACAGAATTATTTAAACTGAGGAAAGAAAAATTCTTTAGTGATGAAGAGATCAGGAAAACAGAGATGCAGCTGGACTGGGATGAATTAAAGATCAGCGGGGCCAATAATCACTGA